One genomic segment of Nitrospira sp. includes these proteins:
- a CDS encoding FMN-binding protein, with protein sequence MFSQLSAFRTVTVTVLLMASALPVLATEKVWDAELRRYLKDDDFKYEEFMTEEEAVKTILPKSQRVHKELIRLTPDKKELIEQRIGWKFPEESFELYIGETGDKIDGYAMIHNTIGKYKHMTYMVGVDPKGTCTDVELLVFRDAKGSEVGKKRFNSQYDGRTVSDPIRINKDIINISGATMSVRSMSAGVKRVLVLVDEFYLKPAGLGSDTVASRRSDKGIFTSIFGN encoded by the coding sequence ATGTTCTCTCAACTGAGTGCGTTCCGCACCGTCACCGTCACTGTGTTGCTCATGGCCTCGGCACTCCCCGTTCTGGCCACCGAAAAAGTCTGGGATGCCGAACTTCGCCGGTATCTGAAGGACGACGACTTCAAGTATGAGGAATTTATGACGGAAGAGGAGGCCGTGAAAACGATCCTTCCCAAGTCGCAACGCGTACACAAGGAACTGATCCGCCTGACACCGGACAAGAAAGAGCTCATCGAGCAACGGATCGGCTGGAAATTTCCGGAAGAGTCGTTCGAGTTGTACATCGGTGAAACCGGGGACAAGATCGACGGCTATGCCATGATCCACAACACCATCGGCAAATATAAACACATGACCTATATGGTCGGGGTCGATCCCAAGGGCACCTGCACCGACGTGGAGTTGCTGGTGTTTCGCGACGCCAAAGGGAGCGAAGTCGGAAAGAAGCGGTTCAACTCGCAATACGACGGGAGAACGGTGTCCGACCCGATCCGGATCAACAAGGACATCATCAATATCAGCGGCGCCACCATGTCCGTTCGCTCCATGAGCGCCGGCGTCAAGCGCGTGCTCGTCCTCGTAGACGAGTTTTACTTAAAGCCGGCCGGCTTAGGGAGCGACACGGTCGCATCCCGCAGGTCTGACAAGGGCATCTTTACATCCATTTTCGGCAACTAA
- a CDS encoding HD domain-containing phosphohydrolase — protein MRIESPDRIHPGILAIQRELDKIDRLRLPIASCRDVERILIRQVTKELDRALPWQAGHGRRTARIARAIGREIDLPSADLHHLTLAAYLHDIGLLMLPPSLMDSAAPLEPDTYVAVQNHCRIGAALLEPYAFLQEAAILVAHHHERWDGTGYPYGIRGPFIPLGARILSVADAYDAIRVPEASDKALRDLIASRILRVAAGTQFDPTIVAALTRCLEHRKFDNDGSGVGAMTSHFTGGGPQSSWGPPPYLSPKR, from the coding sequence ATGCGTATCGAGAGTCCCGACCGAATTCACCCCGGCATCCTCGCCATTCAGCGAGAGCTGGACAAAATTGACCGCCTCCGCCTGCCCATCGCATCCTGCCGGGATGTTGAACGCATCCTGATACGCCAGGTGACGAAGGAGCTTGATCGTGCACTCCCCTGGCAGGCAGGCCACGGACGGCGTACCGCAAGGATCGCCAGAGCAATCGGACGGGAGATCGATCTGCCATCGGCCGACCTGCATCACCTCACCCTGGCGGCCTATCTGCACGACATCGGGCTTCTGATGCTGCCGCCCAGCCTCATGGACAGCGCCGCCCCCCTCGAACCGGACACCTATGTGGCCGTCCAAAATCACTGCCGAATCGGCGCGGCGCTCTTAGAACCCTATGCGTTCCTGCAGGAAGCGGCGATTCTTGTCGCGCATCACCATGAACGCTGGGACGGCACCGGCTACCCTTACGGTATCAGAGGGCCCTTTATCCCGCTTGGCGCAAGAATTCTCTCGGTTGCCGACGCGTACGACGCCATCCGAGTTCCCGAAGCCAGCGACAAGGCCCTGCGCGACCTCATCGCCTCACGCATTCTACGCGTAGCCGCCGGCACACAATTCGATCCGACCATCGTCGCGGCGCTGACACGTTGCCTCGAGCATCGGAAGTTCGACAATGACGGCAGCGGAGTGGGAGCCATGACATCCCACTTCACAGGCGGGGGCCCTCAGTCCTCCTGGGGCCCCCCGCCCTATTTGTCTCCGAAACGATAA
- a CDS encoding TonB family protein produces the protein MTAQILDPPDHIRLQWHGWSYSLIMHAVIAVGAMAFLSSIDATLPSEQFSWNVAMVEPPKPQPQFETLTDARSAPAPTPPKQQVVKSPPPQPTVERIQPIQQMVSQKIMQRQIPQTVQTTSPVRTVNQTASTIVSQPVQHNATSKTITSTTERETVFHEEPAVTTIAALQQIGTPVHADGLVTHQTEEPVIQDGAIEAGSEAVARSQPIVSQSAVEAIAESPTIRQTSESAASTPQASIEQQVAHVPQARALPTTRTDYGWLMKALLGRINDLKKYPVVARVNHWEGLVVLKAVIAEDGNVVSIDIHESSGRVILDNDAIETLRKAAPIKLEHPLGKPQVAILMPISYSLR, from the coding sequence ATGACCGCGCAAATCCTGGATCCGCCAGATCACATTCGCCTTCAATGGCACGGCTGGTCCTATTCGCTCATCATGCACGCAGTTATAGCTGTAGGGGCGATGGCTTTCCTTTCCTCCATTGATGCGACGCTCCCTTCCGAGCAGTTTTCCTGGAACGTGGCGATGGTTGAACCACCGAAACCCCAACCGCAATTTGAAACACTCACTGACGCCAGGTCTGCGCCCGCACCGACGCCGCCGAAACAGCAAGTCGTTAAATCCCCCCCCCCTCAGCCGACGGTTGAGCGGATCCAACCGATTCAGCAAATGGTCTCACAAAAGATCATGCAGCGGCAGATCCCCCAAACCGTCCAAACCACGAGTCCCGTCAGGACCGTGAACCAAACAGCCTCCACTATCGTATCCCAACCAGTCCAGCACAACGCCACCAGCAAAACCATTACCTCGACCACGGAACGGGAAACGGTCTTCCACGAAGAACCGGCCGTGACCACAATCGCAGCGCTCCAACAAATAGGGACCCCGGTCCACGCAGATGGCCTCGTCACCCACCAAACTGAAGAACCTGTCATACAGGATGGGGCCATTGAAGCCGGCAGTGAAGCGGTCGCACGGTCACAGCCAATTGTAAGCCAATCGGCAGTGGAGGCTATTGCCGAATCCCCGACAATCCGCCAGACCAGCGAGTCTGCTGCCTCGACACCGCAGGCCTCTATCGAACAACAGGTTGCGCACGTCCCTCAAGCCAGAGCACTGCCGACGACGAGAACTGATTATGGGTGGTTGATGAAGGCTTTGCTGGGGCGCATCAATGACCTCAAGAAATATCCTGTGGTCGCCCGCGTCAATCATTGGGAAGGGCTGGTGGTTCTGAAAGCTGTGATCGCAGAGGACGGCAATGTCGTGTCGATTGATATCCACGAAAGCTCAGGCCGCGTCATTCTCGACAACGATGCCATCGAAACCTTGCGCAAGGCCGCTCCAATCAAATTGGAACATCCACTGGGAAAACCGCAAGTGGCGATTCTGATGCCGATCAGTTATTCGCTCCGCTAG